Proteins from a single region of Carassius gibelio isolate Cgi1373 ecotype wild population from Czech Republic chromosome A5, carGib1.2-hapl.c, whole genome shotgun sequence:
- the LOC127988821 gene encoding G-protein-signaling modulator 1-like, with translation MENRRCQHSQQPNGQAQEASSGPQSSMHQSPLLSGASSLISLTQTEEFFDLIASSQSRRLDDQRASIGDRLGIRIAQNNVGHLCESCSPREPSDEFFNMLIKYQSSRINDQRCSLPPAADPDEDFFSLIQRVQSKRMDEQRVSFPSDENDETDLNYKSKTSEGSS, from the exons ATGGAGAACCGGCGCTGCCAGCACTCTCAGCAGCCCAATGGCCAGGCCCAAGAGGCCTCGTCTGGGCCTCAGTCCTCCATGCACCAGTCTCCTTTACTGTCTGGAGCCTCCTCCCTCATCTCCCTTACCCAGACAGAGGAGTTCTTTGACCTGATAGCCAGTTCCCAGAGCCGCAGACTGGACGACCAAAGAGCCAGTATAGGGGACCGTCTGGGTATCAGGATAGCACAGAACAATGTGGGACACTTGTGCGAGTCATGTAGTCCACGTGAACCTAGTGACGAGTTTTTCAACATGCTCATAAAGTATCAG TCCTCCAGAATCAATGATCAGAGGTGCTCTTTGCCACCAGCAGCAGACCCAGATGAAGACTTCTTCAGCCTAATTCAGAGAGTGCAATCCAAACGCATGGATGAACAACGGGTTTCTTTTCCTTCTGATGAAAATGATGAAACAGACTTAAATTATAAGTCCAAAACCTCTGAGGGCTCA